ATTGACGTAATCGGCGTGCGGCCGACCACCGGTAATAAGAAGgctaactaatgtaaacagtgtaaagaaatgaaacgcAAAGACCTTCAACTCCACAGCTGATCTGAAAACAGCGTTCTCATTATGCAACAAATGAACCCATTTTCCgcttcttcattctctctcaggTTATCTGCAGTGCATAGACTCTACCACAGCAGCTCTGGTGGAGAAATACAGTCTGCAGATCCAGACTCTCTCCTACTCTCAGGCTATTCACCTGGTCACCGGGAGCGAAAGCGCTATCCCAGAAGGCTGTGCGGTGGCCATCGCTTCAGACAAATGCACCGTCCATCTCATGCTGAAGGTGAGAGTCTTCATCACTCACAACGTGACAAGCTAATGCTTATATCATGACGTCACAGCATCAGTCTAGTATAGGTCACACGTCAGTGACGGTCTTTATAACATCACAATAACGTGAAGATGATTCATTTTATGAGgaggataataataattctttctTTACGTGTATAGCACTCCTCAGCTACGAGTTCTCCTTAACAATGAACAGGGCTGTAAAATGTAGCGATGGTATCCGTAGGAGCTCGACACATCTTATTGACCATTAACAGACCAGAACGAGATACGCTGACCGTGTGAGATGGAGGGCCGAGACCACGGAATGCTTTAAATGTCAGGAGTTTTAATTAACGCGCtcgcagagagacagaaaacctGTGTAACGTGCGCAGAATAGCTGCTGCACAAGAATCTTTAAAGGTGAAACAAAAGTTTAACCAGAGACCAGGTATGAGTTTCATCTTCTATCAAAATAAGTGCTGGGAAAAGTTGATTGAGTGGAagtttaaaaagtgtttattttttttgttttgttttgtttttttaaaagcaaccTAATATAAAATGACCATCAGGAGAGTGTAaaggtacattcacacacatgctgCAAGTTGCCAGTaggtgttcctactactggttgccatagaaACACTTATCAGCGGGTGGTGCAACctgcattccacttttgacaacaagccagttttcttgccactaaaattaaacattgtgGAGGAAGAGCGTTTGTCTAGAAGATTCACCAGAGTACAGTCCATCCAGGATTCtgcatttgaaaaaataaatcggGCCAAAACGCATCACGTGGCGTCATCACGAaggcgcattcagccaaagctgcCTACACTTTcaacaattcaagtagtttttctgcaaaaaaaaaaaaaaaagctgcagcaaaatcacaattttttggccacaacaaccacaaaaaatttagtgaaatcctgtacagactgagtGTATATGTATcgtatcctacgagatgaatgagaagcagtgtgtgctctttgccacTGGGGATATCTAGCTGTGAAGACGCGAGTGCCGGACTCTCCGGGTCCACGAGAACGATTTTGTGCTCTACTCGCTTCGCTAGTCGACACACCAAGTGGCTGTAAAACTGTACTCAACTTTATCGTGTCACTGAACTCGACCGTATAGAGTCGCCAGCTCTCGCTGAAAATGAATGCGTCACTGTATGCGTGTGAGAATGTAGCTTCAAGCTCCATCAGTTACTTGATTATGGAATTTAGAGATTACACATTCATTATTCCACGAATCAACAATTCTACATCGTGCTGTTGGTGACGGGGTAACCCGAGCCCAAATCGTCTCACTGGGGAAGAATATATATTGTAATAAAGACGGATAAGGGGGTCACCTTCCCTTCTGCTTGTGTCTCACAAGATGTCTTCTCCCCTCTTAGACCCCGACTGCTTCTAAATAAAAAGTGGAAGAGCGTTGACACGACCTCTAGATCAGCTCTCCAGTGTGTATATTGACGGCTGGTCATTTTGTCCTCTGCACCAGGGCTCGATTGATGTAGAAAAGGAGGTGGCCAAACTGACCACGAAGAAGGGCGAGCTAGAGAAGCAGATGGAGAAAGTGGAGGAGAAAATGAAGAAGAGCGACTACAGAGAGAAAGTTCCGGCGAAGGTTCAGGAGCAGGATGCTGAGAAGGTGAGGAAGAGGAGTTTGTTACATACATATACTTTTATAATATTAGCCATTCTCACTGCTGTTCTGTGGAGctggattacatttttttttttattctctctctctcactttgcaGTTGAGACAGAGTCAGACTGAGCTGCAGAAAGTGACAGAAGCGATAGAGAACTTCAGAAGGATGATGTAACAGATAGTCTCGGCTTTCGCTTCTTCCTTTGTTACttcctttattttttacacattaaTTGCTTGCACTCTGTAGCTGTGCAGGTGCATCCCTGCTGTTTAATCGGTGTCTTCATGAGGAACCTTAATTAAATACTAAGAATAGCTTCCATGTTGTTTGACTTTTCTCCTTTCGTGGGTTCTTTATGAAAAGCTTTAATCACCACGATGTTGCCTGTGCGAAAAAGGGTTGtggaacattttaaacatgcagCTGGATCAAGTGGGCTGCTGGGATTCACACGGACCACACAGTCCGTCGTCtttattaagcatttttaaTACAGTAACATTCAGGGTCTATGTTAGGGCAccattcataataaataaagactgcTCACAAAACAGAGGATAGAAACAGACTGAGAGCAAAAGGGATTGGCCCAGTTCCTTCCAAAGGAACTTTCTATTCACGGGCGTTTATTTCAAGCCCCGAAAGAGCACCAACATCAACTTCTTAAAAGAACCATGCAGACACCCGACTTACAAAAACGCACATCGTTAATAACAATCAAAACTTTTAACACTAAAATTCCACCAAGATTTCTCTGTGCTTCCCTTTAGTCTCTCCGTCCCGCTCTCTCGCTGGCTTTCAGAGTTTCCAGGGTACGTGAAACTCCGAGATGGGGAGTGGAGTGCAATGCGTTGTCTCGAAATTCCTCATGTACTTTCGAGCCTAGGAGATATggtaagaaaacaaaaaaaaaaaaaaagatttgaggaGGATCCATGTTTCTGTTCTTGCTGGGGGGTGAGTTATAAATCAAGCAGAAGGTTTACCACTGCAGATCTTCAATCTGAATGGTGCACTAGTTATTATAGAAATGTTAAGCATtaatagtgtatgtgtgtgtgtgtatatatatatatataaaatacagtatagtaggAGTGTTATTTTCCACTCACCAGGAAAAGAGCAAGCTGCCGTCTGCCTTCCAGTGCCATATCCTCACCTGGTAATACAGAAGAGCATATCACAGCTCAGCTTTCCCCCCCCTCCTAGGTGTTTATACAGCTGCCATAAGCAGGGGCAGGTGGTATACCTAATCTAGCAGGGCTAAGCCCCCTTGAAAGACATCAATAAGATTTCATTATTTGGTATTTACAAATGTCTTACAGCAGGTTATTGTTGAGAATccaagggaggaaaaaaaaaacaatacaccaGATCGTATGAAGAAGCAAGGTTGGGGTTGACGTTCATTAACCGTGGATCGGCAAGGCGCACGTGATGCGCAGGTGCAACGAATATGAACGAGCTAGAGTAAATCAATCATTGTTTGTTCCCCTTAACTCTgggcacacagggcggaggcgagATTCGCACTCCTGATAGTCAAGATAGTGATCATCTCCATAATCGGTGTTCTTACCAACGCTCCAGGGGAAAGGAgcgtctctgtctgtctgatagGACTGCAGCACAGACAAGCACCAGTCATCGTCCACCTCATACCCGATGTATACAgactctgaaaaagaaaaggaacgaGTTCTTTTGATCATTTCTTAACCCCTAGGAAAAAAAACGATAGAAGACgacgtttttaaaaaacacacgcATACCTTCTTCCACCTGCGATCCGACCGCAAGCCACTGTCTGACCGCTCGGACACTGTCGTCTGTCATTACTTTAGGATACCTGAGTCGCACACAATCAGAGGAAATACCGACCTGGGTATGAATGTGAATTTATAATGTTGCTTTATTGCTTAGTAAAATTTAATACCGGTGAACATCGTTGAGATGAGCTGTCGTACATGTGAAGGGATTTAGGTTTATGACGTACAACGTGAACGAAAAGGCCTTTTGGATGAATAACTGCTGATTAAAATAATCAAGCAATACAATTGCGACTATCGTTTTAGCCATTAGCATGCAGTTACATTTATCGAACACTCAAAGCTCAACCACCATTAGTGTGTAGCAGCCATCATTtgccagaactcccaccacacgccagctattagtggagaggagagagggattATTAGGAGGCCGTGATGGAGAAGgcccaatgggggaatttcaccaggacaccggggttatacccctactcttatatgagaagtgtcctgggatgtttaatgaccacagagagagagtcaggacctcggtttaacgtctcaccCGAAAGACGGcgctgtttttacagtagtgtgtccccgtcactatactagGGCATTAGACCCCATACAGagcacagggtgagcaccccctgctggcctcactaataccacttccagcaacaactgtagttttccccaggaggtctcccatccggttactggccaggctcaaccctgcttagcttcagtgagaCACCAGCCAGAGTTGAGTGCATTAATCCTGATGTCGCCTCAGCATCTTCTAGCCTTTCGTTTGCATCGACCAGGACATAGCAATCAAACTGCTCCTCACTCAATGATCCTACTCTGCTACAGATTAAAAGTGACTTAAGTGCGGTCAGACCTGTAGTGGAGCAGTTTCAGCAGTAGGTCGTTTCCTCGGTTGGACATTATGTCCTCTGGTCCCCTGCATATCAGAGCACAGCAAAACCATAGTCAGTGTACACAGTGTATTAATCAGTttgaaaaggggaaaaaaaaaaaaccccaccaccaccgggagtgagtgagtgcttACGTGGTTGTGATTATTTCATCCTTGGTTCTTCTGATCAACAGAACTGGTCCCTGGTACCTACCCAGAGCAAGATCAATAAGAGTCACCTGATCAGCATGATCATGTCACTTAACTACACTTACAGTTTATATGACTATTACATTGTGTACAGGATCTTACTTGCAAAGCTGTTCGGCGTTGTTCAGGTTCATGTACTGCCTGACTGTGTGGGTCACCAGCGGccctgttctcacacacacacacacaatcaagaATTGCTACATTACACTACTGCCTCACAGGATGTAGAGATGATGACCGTCAGGACTCTTACTCCAGCTGTCGGGCATGACCTTTAAGGCCAGGGGAAGGAGGTCATCAAAGGAGGCGTCCAGAACAAGTGCACGGATCTCTGGGTATGACATCGCTGCCCAGGTGGCTAAAGCAAAAGATAGGCAGGACAACAAGAGAGATTGAGCACACAGTTACTTATAATAAAACTAAGTccaggtttgtgtgtgttgtagtacaaaacacataaaaagtGATAAATACGCTCAcaggccactttaataggaacattcATGCAGGCAATCAACCACGCATGTAGCAGTGGTGCAATTCATAAAAGATACAAGATACCGGTAAAGCTTCAGTAAACGTTCATGTCACATCAAAGTAGGGGAAAATGTGCTCTCGGTGACTTGAACCTGAGGGATGGTTATTGGATCCAAATGGGCTGCTTTGAGTACTTCAGAACCTGCTGATCTCCTTGGTATTTCACACAAGCGCACAAGTCTttggagtttacacagaatggtgcaatagaCAAACAAAAGAAGCTCAGagaagctgacaggaaggttatCGTAACTCAAAAAAACCACTCTTTACATCTGTGGTGAGCAgagaagcatctcagaacgcacagcACGTTCAATCTTCAGGCGAATGTACTagaacagcaaaagaccacatcaggttccactcctgtcagccaagggTACGGACTAACCCAAAACAGGACAGTTGAAAACTAGAAAAAGACCAGCTGACAAGGTacgggtgttcctattaaagtggcaagtgagttttgtttttttttttttataaatctgcCTACCTGTAAATCCCCCTATGGACCAGGCATACACGACAATGTCGCTCAACTGGAAGCCCAATTTGTGCACGGCGAATTGGATCACTACATCCATTGCGTTCGCCTCGTTCTGAGGAAACGGCACGCCCTGAAACACAGACGCGAATACAGATGTGTCAAGGGTTAAACTGTTCCACTTCTTCGTGGGCGACAGCGAGATGAGAATCAGGAACGCATGGAAACGTGAGATTCCATATAAAATTCATCTGAACCTGTAACCAGTGATACTTACCGTACTGCCTGCAAATCCTGGGTGATTCCAGCCTAGGACCGAGTAGCCACCTGAGAAAGTGGCAGAGAGACGtgggaaagaaggaagggacATCGTTCAACTGATTTCAGAACAGTTTCTCTTGTGCGACGCTTGATTTCATTTCAGAACCGACCACATCAGTATATACTCACCATCCAGTGGCGTGTTCATGCAGCCGACCTCATAGAAGCCTGCGTTCCCTTCACAACAGATCACCTGGAACGCAAGATACCACGCGCTTTACACAGCTACACACCCAACCCTCCTGCGTTACTCCGGTAAAGAACTAGCTCACCCGTAAGTTGACTCTtttccaataataacaacatgtcTCAAAGGGTTTCCTGTTACACCGGAACAATTTGCCCACCTCTGTGAAATATCGTCACGTTTACGAGTTGTGTGCGTGTCCGAGACTCTTGCTAACGCGATGTCTGAAGACAGAGCGGTTAAACGTTTGTAGGATCTAGCTGGAATCATCGTCGTAACCAGACGATGAACTGATCAGATTTCGGAACCGATCTAGgctcaaggtcacagcaaggtcaaatgccCGAAAGCGTTTTTTCTCCGATAgctcccttcccttcccttcctgtttgaagtttttttttgtgtgtgtgtttgttttttagggtGTTTGAAGCATACACATTAGTAACAAGAACAACTAGATGCTTTGGATGCCAGGATTTTATCACTCTGTAGTTAGGTTTAATGTAGCAGAACGTCTAcaaaacaagttcgttcctgtcatcacttttATCAGTTCTACTATGAACAGCTGTTTGCTCATGAGTCTCTGTGTCTCCccgtctgcctctctctcacgctgtctgtctgtctgtctcgctctatctctctctctcgctcgctcggtctgtctgtctgtctcgcgctctctctctcgctcactcggtctgtctgtctggctctctctctcctcggtCAGTCTGTCTGTAtcgctctctctcggtctgtctgtctgtctctctctcggtctgtctgtctgtctctctctctctcggtcggtctgtctgtctctctctctcggtctgtctgtctctctctctctctctctctcggtcggtctgtctctctctctctctctctctcggtcggtctgtctgtctgtctcactctctctctctcggtctgtctgtctgtctcgcgctctctctctcggtctgtctgtctgtctgtctgtctcgctctctctctctctctctctctctctctctctctcggtctgtctgtccgtctcactctctctcggtctgtctgtctctctctctctcggtcggtctgtctgtccgtctcactctctctcggtctgtctgtctgtctcactctctctctcggtctgtctgtctgtctcgcgcgctctctctctctcggtctgtctcgtgctctctctctctctctctctgtctctctcggtctgtctcgctctctctctcggtctgtctgtctgtctcgctctctctctctctctctctctcggtctgtctgtctgtctctctctcggtctgtgtctcgctctctctcggtctgtctgtctgtctcgctctctctcttggtctgtctgtctgtctgtctgtctctctctctctcggtcggtctgtctgtccgtctcactctctctcggtctgtctgtctgtctcactctctctctcggtctgtctgtctgtctcgcgcgctctctctctctcggtctgtctcgtgctctctctctctctctctgtctctctcggtctgtctcgctctctctctcggtctgtctgtctgtctcgctctctctctctctctctctctcggtctgtctgtctgtctctctctcggtctgtgtctcgctctctctcggtctgtctgtctgtctcgcactctctcttggtctgtctgtctgtctgtctgtctcgctctctcggtctgtctgtctgtctcgctctctcggtctgtctgtctcactgtctgtgatcagtcttaaaaaaaaaaaaaaaaacctcgtcATGTTAGATATTACAATGCTCTAGAAAATCCTGAAGTCtatccaaaaacaaaccaaaaaaaggcaaaagaaatgaacacaaatccctgtgaattagtTTTTAACCACacaaatgataacgtattaggaCATAACCATAAACCTGTGGTTCACCTCGTCAGAGCTGCTCTGATACAAAATGAATCAGTGATCAACATTCCATGTGAGAATTCGACAGTTCCACGGTATAAATACCATTTTTAACGCTACATATCTTTTGTCTCTTATTTGCTCTATGCTACTTACCAAAGTTTTCCCATTTGGTCCCCGGTTTCCTCTCCTCCGATCCACAAACATGGTGTCGATTCGGTTTCCGTCGCATGCCACCAGCTTGTTTCTCTGACCATCATACTaaagcaaataaagaaaaaaaaatgaagttaaataaaacagtactttattattattattattattattattattgtgttttcaAGTTACCTCTTCGATGAGCTTGGCCTGGCCTTGCTGCAGCATTGACCTCATGGCCTTCTGCAGCAGACCCACAGAGCCTGGGTACAGCATCCTCCGGCCAAACGAGTGAGCTACAAGATAGctggaacacaaacacaacataaaaacacTTGCATCATGGAGAGTGGTTTCAGCAAGTGTCAATCATTTTGTATGGCCCTTAACTTCACACCAAACCCGAACAGTATGCTTGAGTGTTACACGGACAAGTAAAAACGGCTCATAAGAGATGGAAGAGATACATTTCACTATATTTTGACACtttatactacagtatagtTCTGAAAATGACCAGTTTTCCTGAAATGAAATAGCCAGAAGCACTAAACAACTAGCACCACTAGGTTTTTTCTTCTTACTCCCAATAGTGAAGAGGGAAATAAAGTGCGTTCAAAGACTCCAGCCATTTTCAGAGTCAGTATCTGAATATAAACTAAACTGATTAGACACACATCAAGTTATCCAACAACTTGTAAAAAGGCTGATAGATATTCACTGTGTgcggggcaaaaaaaaaaaaaatcaaatcaaaatcacACTATAGCAAGAAGCTAGCAAGGGTTTGAACTTGAGACAAAGTctaaaacatgaaaacatgataTTTCCCAGAAGAAGGTCAAAAGATTTAAaggtgaaacatattgatggttTCTTTAAGTTGAGAGGTTGAATAAAGTTACaggcaggaaataaaaacaatcttGCTCAAAACTATTTTGTCATCTAACCTGTTTTCCCAGATCACCACACATATTTCCTGAGAGGCTTAAAAAGGTATTtgttggaatatttttttttccatgggcatatacactgatcagccagaGCTTTAAACCACTGACAGGCGAAGTGAATAagattgattatctcgttacagtgacACCGGTGAAGGAGTGGGATATAGTAGGcagcatgtgaacagtcagttcacgaagttgatgtgttggaagcgggaaaaatgggcaagcgttaggatctgagtgacttttacaagggccaaattgtgatggctagacgactgggtcagagcatcgccaaaacagcaggtcttgtggggtgttcacGGTATCCCGGGTGTTCTGTTGGGAAACCTCGGGTCGTGGCACTCATATGGGTGTTACTTTGATActtaccacctacctaaacattgctgcagactaagtacaccccttcgtggcaacggtattccctaatagcagtggcctctttcagcaggataatgctgaAAGTTCAAAGTGTTGATCCACTGCTAACGTcctggtgccagataccacggcaccttcagaggtcatgtggagtccatgcttTGCCGGGTCGGAGCTGTTTCGGTGGCACAaggtggacctacacaatatcaggcaggtggttttaatgttctggctgatcggtgtactgCAGTGGTTAAGACACTGCTAATAGGAAGGCTGTGAGTTCGAAATCCCAGCACAGTCAAGCTGCAACtgctgggcccttaagcaaggcccttaaccttcaacagaccagttgtataaatgtaagtcgctctggataagggtgcctGCCAAATGTACATGTGCGTGCATTACCTGACAATGTGGCATGGCAGTGTTCGTACTGAATTCAGCAGACTGTCTGCTGCTCCTCGGAGTTTGGGCTCTGGCTTCAGCAGGGAAACGCCTGCCTTCGACAACTTCCTGTCAAACATAGGAAGACCCCATCATCAACCCCAGGAAGTCGAGCTTACGCATACATGCACAAAT
This Ictalurus furcatus strain D&B chromosome 1, Billie_1.0, whole genome shotgun sequence DNA region includes the following protein-coding sequences:
- the abhd16a gene encoding phosphatidylserine lipase ABHD16A → MMAAWLWIRCLFGPSLHRIHRPQELPRPESRTARRGWDYQPRGLERHTDSILSWASVLWSLSYYSSPLILCYLYRKGYICSSKLIPVSQYVGTVLVCLLGVACLRGWGRWRNPEYHQFITILEETKKNHTSSNKKKLSSYDFDFSHWPADFSWREVSNLKLSKAGVSLLKPEPKLRGAADSLLNSVRTLPCHIVSYLVAHSFGRRMLYPGSVGLLQKAMRSMLQQGQAKLIEEYDGQRNKLVACDGNRIDTMFVDRRRGNRGPNGKTLVICCEGNAGFYEVGCMNTPLDGGYSVLGWNHPGFAGSTGVPFPQNEANAMDVVIQFAVHKLGFQLSDIVVYAWSIGGFTATWAAMSYPEIRALVLDASFDDLLPLALKVMPDSWRPLVTHTVRQYMNLNNAEQLCKYQGPVLLIRRTKDEIITTTGPEDIMSNRGNDLLLKLLHYRYPKVMTDDSVRAVRQWLAVGSQVEEESVYIGYEVDDDWCLSVLQSYQTDRDAPFPWSVGEDMALEGRRQLALFLARKYMRNFETTHCTPLPISEFHVPWKL